A single window of Alosa alosa isolate M-15738 ecotype Scorff River chromosome 11, AALO_Geno_1.1, whole genome shotgun sequence DNA harbors:
- the glsl gene encoding glutaminase liver isoform, mitochondrial isoform X2: MENNQSQDTEENPYLCFQRTPSLRRKWRKRYGGLDGNKLLEPNKEEDMRENGGITDAHLDRNLTPVKGDESQEAPLPGNIPHPLPRNSFPSQRPVSFVSPGSAGSPSFIGNGSQKPPLPQGDHERQAPQAWHSAGRPDAQQGQLKRKGAADVLFDSFASNGRVNTNHFFEPMWTSGVQRSDARIKDCYILMRKLQDSDGTVDRNTFQRCVTGFVSFILKALQGRFVIPDFFTFTEETQKLFVKCKQLSSVKEKDAGGEDSGKWGVSLCTVDGQRLSLGDWSEPCVLREISWPLVYSLAVDQLGSDCVHRYVGVEEFSKFDSPFTLTKQGVPHSPLTETGAIICTSLLQLTVRPGPEEEEKYESVLNVIRRLCNKEHANLNCTSHQNLRKDSIRLHALSFYLQEMKCFPESVDINATLDLMLQCSSTEVTCESGAALAATFANGGLCPLSGDQVLSPSAVRNSLSMMQVAGMNDYSRIFHFKTSVPAKSSRSGAVLIVVPGVLGLMAWSPELDTFGNAWKAVHFCEELVSSFQLHSFDIRTPFRQVLSYRQWKVESEGYQIMNILLATFRGDLPSLRRYFLSGADMNAVDYDGRSALHVAASEGHLEVIKFLMENTGASGLVKDRWGNTAIQEAVRCNQTQAAQLLKTYSEQRETS, encoded by the exons ATGGAAAACAATCAAAGTCAAGACACAGAGGAAAATCCATACCTTtg TTTTCAGAGAACCCCATCTCTCCGTCGCAAATGGCGGAAGCGCTACGGAGGACTGGATGGCAACAAACTCCTGGAGCCCAACAAGGAGGAGGACATGCGAG AAAATGGTGGAATAACAGATGCCCACTTGGACAGGAACTTGACCCCTGTGAAGGGAGATGAAAGCCAG GAAGCACCACTGCCAGGAAATATTCCACATCCGTTGCCAAGGAATTCGTTTCCATCTCAGAGACCTGTCAGCTTTGTCAGCCCAGGATCAGCAG GCTCACCATCTTTCATTGGGAATGGCAGCCAGAAGCCCCCCTTGCCCCAAGGTGACCATGAGAGACAGGCCCCCCAAGCCTGGCACAGCGCTGGCAGACCTGATGCCCAGCAAGGGCAACTTAAGCGCAAAGG GGCGGCTGATGTCCTCTTTGACAGTTTTGCCTCCAATGGAAGAGTGAACACAAATCACTTTTTTGAG CCTATGTGGACTTCTGGAGTCCAGAGATCAGACGCCAGGATTAAAGACTGCTACATACTGATGAGAAAGCTACAGGACTCAGACGGAACCGTTGACAGGAACACCTTTCAGAG GTGCGTGACAGGCTTTGTATCGTTCATCCTGAAAGCACTACAAGGGAGATTTGTCATCCCCGACTTTTTCACATTCACAGAGGAAACACAGAAGCTCTTTGTAAAATGCAAACAGCTTTCATCTGTGAAG GAGAAAGACGCAGGAGGGGAGGACTCTGGAAAATGGGGAGTGTCACTGTGTACAGTGGATGGACAGAG GCTGTCGCTAGGAGACTGGTCAGAACCCTGTGTTCTGCGGGAGATATCATGGCCCTTGGTTTACAGCCTTGCGGTGGACCAGCTTGGCTCAGACTGTGTGCACAGATACGTTGGTGTTGAGGAGTTCTCAAAGTTTGACTCGCCCTTTACCCTGACCAAACAAG GTGTACCACACAGTCCTCTGACAGAGACAGGTGCCATCATTTGCACATCCTTGCTGCAG TTGACCGTGAGACCTGGccctgaagaggaggagaagtatGAGTCT GTCTTGAATGTCATCAGGAGATTATGCAATAAAGAACATGCAAACTTAAACTGCACAAG TCATCAGAATCTGAGAAAGGACAGTATTCGACTCCATGCATTATCTTTCTACCTTCAAGAAATGAAA TGCTTTCCAGAGTCTGTGGACATTAATGCTACCCTGGATCTAATGTTACAA TGTTCATCAACAGAGGTTACTTGTGAGTCAGGAGCCGCCTTGGCTGCCACATTTGCCAATGGGGGCCTTTGTCCACTGTCAGGGGACCAGGTCCTGTCGCCTTCAGCAGTACGCAATAGTTTGTCCATGATGCAGGTGGCTGGGATGAATGACTACTCCAGGATATTCCATTTCAAG ACTTCTGTTCCAGCGAAATCCAGCAGGTCTGGTGCCGTGTTGATAGTGGTGCCCGGCGTTCTCGGCCTCATGGCCTGGTCACCTGAACTAGATACCTTTGGAAATGCCTGGAAGGCTGTGCATTTCTGTGAG GAACTAGTCTCGTCCTTCCAATTGCATAGTTTTGACATCAGGACTCCTTTCAGACAAGTGTTGTCATACCGTCAGTGGAAAGTGGAATCTGAG GGTTATCAAATAATGAACATTCTGCTGGCTACCTTCCGAGGAGACCTACCATCCCTGCGCAG GTACTTCCTGTCTGGGGCAGACATGAATGCGGTGGATTATGACGGGAGGTCAGCCCTGCATGTGGCAGCCTCTGAAGGCCACTTGGAGGTCATCAAATTCCTGATGGAGAACACAGGGGCTAGTGGTTTGGTCAAAGACAG GTGGGGTAATACAGCAATACAGGAAGCTGTGAGATGTAACCAGACACAAGCTGCTCAGCTTCTCAAGACATactcagagcagagagagacctCATGA
- the cart2 gene encoding cocaine- and amphetamine-regulated transcript 2, translating to MESSNCWTRAVVCAALLFVLSGAETNDSDGDVDVNARAIRDYYQQDPNLTSEKQLLGALQEVLEKLQTKRVNPWEKKFGKVPTCDVGEQCAVRKGARIGKMCDCPRGALCNFFLLKCL from the exons ATGGAGAGCTCCAACTGCTGGACACGGGCTGTTGTTTGCGCGGCGCTGCTGTTCGTCTTGAGTGGTGCTGAAACAAACGACTCCGACGGGGATGTGGATGTGAACGCAAGAGCGATTCGAGACTATTATCAGCAAGACCCGAACTTGACATCCGAAAAACAACTT CTCGGCGCTCTTCAAGAGGTCTTAGAGAAACTGCAGACAAAAAGAGTGAATCCGTGGGAGAAGAAGTTTGGAAAAGTCCCAACG TGTGATGTAGGTGAGCAGTGCGCTGTGCGGAAAGGAGCTCGCATCGGCAAGATGTGTGACTGTCCACGCGGGGCGTTGTGCAACTTTTTCCTACTCAAGTGTTTGTGA
- the c11h15orf40 gene encoding UPF0235 protein C15orf40 homolog, producing the protein MSSLGSSLRLAFRSSFKPLDFKNYCTFSRNITRFRTVFTDCQKSSRFLCQLHQNRFLWNKDMPKKDKPGKGAKSQSEETKAAGPVSRNKNGGISIAVHAKPGSKQNAITDVSSEAVGVAIAAPPTDGEANSELVRYLSKVLNVKKSEIVLDKGSRSREKVVNVSASLSPEEILERLKAESTQ; encoded by the exons ATGAGTTCACTCGGTTCTTCTTTACGCTTGGCTTTCAGGTCATCATTTAAGCCTCTGGACTTTAAAAACTATTGTACATTCTCAAGGAATATTACACGTTTTCGCACTGTGTTTACTGACTGTCAGAAGAGTTCGAGGTTTTTGTGTCAGCTACATCAAAATCGTTTCCTTTGGAACAAAGACATGCCAAAGAAAGATAAACCG GGTAAAGGCGCAAAATCACAGTCAGAGGAGAccaaagcagcaggcccagttTCTCGCAATAAAAACGGAGGGATTTCCATAGCTGTACATGCGAAGCCTGGGTCCAAGCAGAATGCCATTACTG ATGTGTCGTCAGAGGCAGTAGGTGTCGCTATCGCTGCACCCCCAACTGATGGTGAGGCCAATTCTGAGCTTGTACGGTATCTATCCAAGGTGCTGAATGTGAAGAAAAGCGAAATAGTTCTGGACAAG GGTTCAAGATCTAGAGAGAAGGTCGTTAACGTCTCTGCATCATTAAGCCCCGAAGAAATCCTCGAGAGACTGAAGGCAGAGTCCACGCAGTGA
- the glsl gene encoding glutaminase liver isoform, mitochondrial isoform X1 — translation MENNQSQDTEENPYLCFQRTPSLRRKWRKRYGGLDGNKLLEPNKEEDMRENGGITDAHLDRNLTPVKGDESQEAPLPGNIPHPLPRNSFPSQRPVSFVSPGSAGSPSFIGNGSQKPPLPQGDHERQAPQAWHSAGRPDAQQGQLKRKGAADVLFDSFASNGRVNTNHFFEPMWTSGVQRSDARIKDCYILMRKLQDSDGTVDRNTFQRCVTGFVSFILKALQGRFVIPDFFTFTEETQKLFVKCKQLSSVKQEKDAGGEDSGKWGVSLCTVDGQRLSLGDWSEPCVLREISWPLVYSLAVDQLGSDCVHRYVGVEEFSKFDSPFTLTKQGVPHSPLTETGAIICTSLLQLTVRPGPEEEEKYESVLNVIRRLCNKEHANLNCTSHQNLRKDSIRLHALSFYLQEMKCFPESVDINATLDLMLQCSSTEVTCESGAALAATFANGGLCPLSGDQVLSPSAVRNSLSMMQVAGMNDYSRIFHFKTSVPAKSSRSGAVLIVVPGVLGLMAWSPELDTFGNAWKAVHFCEELVSSFQLHSFDIRTPFRQVLSYRQWKVESEGYQIMNILLATFRGDLPSLRRYFLSGADMNAVDYDGRSALHVAASEGHLEVIKFLMENTGASGLVKDRWGNTAIQEAVRCNQTQAAQLLKTYSEQRETS, via the exons ATGGAAAACAATCAAAGTCAAGACACAGAGGAAAATCCATACCTTtg TTTTCAGAGAACCCCATCTCTCCGTCGCAAATGGCGGAAGCGCTACGGAGGACTGGATGGCAACAAACTCCTGGAGCCCAACAAGGAGGAGGACATGCGAG AAAATGGTGGAATAACAGATGCCCACTTGGACAGGAACTTGACCCCTGTGAAGGGAGATGAAAGCCAG GAAGCACCACTGCCAGGAAATATTCCACATCCGTTGCCAAGGAATTCGTTTCCATCTCAGAGACCTGTCAGCTTTGTCAGCCCAGGATCAGCAG GCTCACCATCTTTCATTGGGAATGGCAGCCAGAAGCCCCCCTTGCCCCAAGGTGACCATGAGAGACAGGCCCCCCAAGCCTGGCACAGCGCTGGCAGACCTGATGCCCAGCAAGGGCAACTTAAGCGCAAAGG GGCGGCTGATGTCCTCTTTGACAGTTTTGCCTCCAATGGAAGAGTGAACACAAATCACTTTTTTGAG CCTATGTGGACTTCTGGAGTCCAGAGATCAGACGCCAGGATTAAAGACTGCTACATACTGATGAGAAAGCTACAGGACTCAGACGGAACCGTTGACAGGAACACCTTTCAGAG GTGCGTGACAGGCTTTGTATCGTTCATCCTGAAAGCACTACAAGGGAGATTTGTCATCCCCGACTTTTTCACATTCACAGAGGAAACACAGAAGCTCTTTGTAAAATGCAAACAGCTTTCATCTGTGAAG CAGGAGAAAGACGCAGGAGGGGAGGACTCTGGAAAATGGGGAGTGTCACTGTGTACAGTGGATGGACAGAG GCTGTCGCTAGGAGACTGGTCAGAACCCTGTGTTCTGCGGGAGATATCATGGCCCTTGGTTTACAGCCTTGCGGTGGACCAGCTTGGCTCAGACTGTGTGCACAGATACGTTGGTGTTGAGGAGTTCTCAAAGTTTGACTCGCCCTTTACCCTGACCAAACAAG GTGTACCACACAGTCCTCTGACAGAGACAGGTGCCATCATTTGCACATCCTTGCTGCAG TTGACCGTGAGACCTGGccctgaagaggaggagaagtatGAGTCT GTCTTGAATGTCATCAGGAGATTATGCAATAAAGAACATGCAAACTTAAACTGCACAAG TCATCAGAATCTGAGAAAGGACAGTATTCGACTCCATGCATTATCTTTCTACCTTCAAGAAATGAAA TGCTTTCCAGAGTCTGTGGACATTAATGCTACCCTGGATCTAATGTTACAA TGTTCATCAACAGAGGTTACTTGTGAGTCAGGAGCCGCCTTGGCTGCCACATTTGCCAATGGGGGCCTTTGTCCACTGTCAGGGGACCAGGTCCTGTCGCCTTCAGCAGTACGCAATAGTTTGTCCATGATGCAGGTGGCTGGGATGAATGACTACTCCAGGATATTCCATTTCAAG ACTTCTGTTCCAGCGAAATCCAGCAGGTCTGGTGCCGTGTTGATAGTGGTGCCCGGCGTTCTCGGCCTCATGGCCTGGTCACCTGAACTAGATACCTTTGGAAATGCCTGGAAGGCTGTGCATTTCTGTGAG GAACTAGTCTCGTCCTTCCAATTGCATAGTTTTGACATCAGGACTCCTTTCAGACAAGTGTTGTCATACCGTCAGTGGAAAGTGGAATCTGAG GGTTATCAAATAATGAACATTCTGCTGGCTACCTTCCGAGGAGACCTACCATCCCTGCGCAG GTACTTCCTGTCTGGGGCAGACATGAATGCGGTGGATTATGACGGGAGGTCAGCCCTGCATGTGGCAGCCTCTGAAGGCCACTTGGAGGTCATCAAATTCCTGATGGAGAACACAGGGGCTAGTGGTTTGGTCAAAGACAG GTGGGGTAATACAGCAATACAGGAAGCTGTGAGATGTAACCAGACACAAGCTGCTCAGCTTCTCAAGACATactcagagcagagagagacctCATGA